From Planococcus halocryophilus, the proteins below share one genomic window:
- a CDS encoding TlyA family RNA methyltransferase, whose protein sequence is MNKPKKERVDVLLVERGICETREKAKRAIMAGIIYSGSERMNKPGEKILEDASLQMKGNDLKYVSRGGLKLEKALDKFDLSVVDKLMLDIGSSTGGFTDCALQNGAKHCYALDVGYNQLAWKIRQDERVTVMERVNFRHSKPEDFVQGLPEFASIDVSFISLRIIFPVLKKVLVPGGDVIALVKPQFEAGRENVGKKGIIRDPKIHRDVLIKVGKFAVESGFHVKNMSFSPITGGEGNIEFLFHLQSSMEGHEVVPVSQALIDETVKQAHEIL, encoded by the coding sequence ATGAACAAACCTAAAAAAGAACGTGTAGATGTCTTGCTAGTTGAGCGGGGCATCTGTGAAACACGTGAAAAAGCAAAACGAGCGATTATGGCTGGAATTATCTATTCAGGATCTGAACGCATGAATAAACCTGGTGAAAAAATTCTAGAAGATGCTTCTTTGCAAATGAAAGGTAACGATTTAAAGTATGTCAGTCGAGGTGGCTTAAAGTTAGAAAAAGCTTTAGATAAATTCGATTTGTCGGTCGTTGATAAATTAATGCTCGATATTGGCTCTTCTACAGGCGGCTTTACAGATTGCGCCCTTCAAAATGGGGCAAAGCATTGTTACGCGTTAGATGTCGGTTATAACCAATTGGCTTGGAAAATCAGACAAGATGAACGTGTCACTGTGATGGAGCGAGTCAACTTCCGTCATTCAAAACCAGAAGATTTTGTGCAAGGATTACCTGAATTCGCATCAATTGATGTTTCGTTTATTTCATTGCGGATTATTTTTCCAGTTTTAAAAAAAGTTCTCGTTCCGGGTGGCGATGTTATCGCACTCGTTAAACCGCAGTTTGAAGCGGGGAGAGAGAATGTAGGAAAAAAAGGCATTATTCGCGATCCGAAAATACATCGTGATGTATTGATCAAAGTTGGTAAATTCGCAGTGGAATCTGGATTTCATGTGAAAAACATGTCATTTTCTCCTATCACTGGTGGAGAAGGGAATATCGAGTTTTTATTCCATCTTCAATCGAGTATGGAAGGTCATGAGGTTGTCCCTGTCTCACAGGCATTGATTGATGAAACGGTTAAACAAGCACATGAAATCTTGTAA
- the ahrC gene encoding transcriptional regulator AhrC/ArgR, producing the protein MNKGQRHIKIRDLISNREIETQDELVELLKSAGYEVTQATVSRDIKELHLVKVPLQDGRYKYSLPADQRFNPMQKLHRALTDAFVSIDGASHFLVMKTLPGNAHAIGSLIDHLDWEEILGTICGDDTCLIICRDTEHREVLKQRLIEML; encoded by the coding sequence ATGAACAAAGGACAGCGTCATATAAAAATACGCGATTTAATATCGAATCGCGAAATCGAAACGCAAGACGAGTTAGTAGAATTATTGAAATCAGCTGGCTATGAAGTAACACAAGCTACAGTTTCACGTGATATCAAAGAATTACATTTAGTGAAAGTGCCATTACAAGATGGTCGTTATAAATACAGTTTACCAGCGGATCAACGTTTTAATCCAATGCAAAAATTACATCGTGCACTGACAGACGCTTTTGTCAGCATTGATGGAGCTAGCCATTTCTTAGTGATGAAAACTTTGCCTGGTAATGCACATGCGATTGGCTCATTAATCGATCATTTGGATTGGGAAGAAATTCTCGGAACAATTTGTGGGGATGATACATGCCTAATTATATGCAGAGATACCGAACATCGCGAAGTTTTAAAACAACGTTTAATTGAAATGCTTTAA
- the recN gene encoding DNA repair protein RecN, whose product MLRELDIRNFAIIDALTVSFAEGLTVLTGETGAGKSIIIDAVHLLAGGRGSQEFIRHGAKKAEIEGLFSLEDERHPVFRKLEEFGITKSDGDILLRRELNDKGKNVCRINGKLVTISILREVGASLIDIHGQHETQELMDEKQHLYLLDQYAGKNLTKSKESYSHTFDKYMKLKREFSSYTENEQQIAQRIDLLTFQLQEIEAAELVIGEEEELVQERKKLQNFNKIYESISAAHEAIQGESKGLDWIGSAMSELEHAAAVDETFTGSSETLTSAFYLIQDTGSEIKRILDDMEFDPSRLNEIEQRLAVIQSLKRKYGSSVEDILLYHEKQTDELDKLVNRDQRFQLDQEKLKEMTEDLRVEAEELTILRKKAAKSLGKAIMEQLKELHMAKASFEVNFDILPNARFDRNGHDAITFYISTNLGEPLKPLTKVASGGELSRMMLALKTIFSKHQGITSIIFDEVDTGVSGRVAQAIAEKIAAISVDSQVLCISHLPQVAAMADQHLFIEKKVDKQRTTTAVTELDGSERTEEMSRMLSGAEITDLTLQHAKELLSLAADRKLLMK is encoded by the coding sequence ATGCTTCGGGAATTAGATATACGCAATTTTGCCATTATCGATGCCTTGACCGTTAGTTTTGCAGAAGGATTAACGGTTTTGACAGGTGAAACCGGTGCTGGTAAATCCATCATCATCGACGCTGTCCATCTTTTAGCAGGTGGACGGGGAAGCCAAGAGTTTATTCGACATGGGGCTAAAAAAGCTGAAATCGAAGGACTATTTTCTTTAGAAGATGAACGGCATCCGGTATTTCGCAAATTAGAAGAATTCGGCATCACTAAGAGTGATGGCGATATTTTGTTGCGTAGAGAATTAAATGATAAAGGTAAAAATGTTTGTCGTATTAATGGGAAACTTGTAACAATATCGATTTTACGTGAAGTTGGAGCTTCATTAATTGACATACACGGACAACACGAAACGCAAGAATTGATGGATGAAAAACAACATTTATACTTATTGGACCAGTATGCTGGTAAAAATTTAACGAAGTCCAAAGAAAGTTATAGTCATACATTCGATAAATACATGAAATTAAAGCGTGAGTTTTCTTCCTATACTGAAAATGAGCAGCAAATTGCACAACGGATTGATTTATTAACTTTTCAACTGCAAGAAATTGAAGCGGCAGAATTGGTTATCGGAGAAGAAGAAGAACTGGTGCAAGAACGCAAAAAACTGCAAAATTTCAATAAAATTTACGAGTCGATTTCAGCGGCGCATGAAGCTATTCAAGGTGAAAGTAAAGGCTTGGACTGGATTGGTTCTGCCATGTCTGAACTGGAACACGCAGCAGCTGTAGATGAAACGTTTACAGGATCTTCAGAAACATTGACTAGCGCTTTTTATTTGATTCAAGACACCGGCAGTGAAATTAAACGGATTTTAGATGATATGGAGTTTGATCCTAGCCGATTAAACGAAATTGAACAGCGTTTAGCTGTCATACAATCGTTAAAAAGAAAATATGGGTCTTCCGTTGAGGATATTTTGCTGTATCATGAAAAGCAGACAGATGAGTTGGATAAATTAGTCAACCGGGATCAACGTTTTCAACTAGATCAAGAAAAATTAAAAGAAATGACTGAAGATTTACGTGTTGAAGCGGAAGAATTAACGATCTTGCGAAAAAAAGCTGCGAAAAGTTTAGGCAAAGCGATTATGGAGCAGTTAAAAGAGCTTCATATGGCCAAAGCCTCGTTTGAAGTAAATTTTGATATTTTGCCTAATGCGAGGTTTGACCGAAACGGACATGATGCAATTACGTTCTATATTTCAACCAATCTTGGTGAACCGTTAAAGCCTTTAACTAAGGTGGCATCAGGTGGAGAATTGTCCCGTATGATGTTGGCGTTGAAAACGATATTTTCAAAGCATCAAGGGATCACATCAATTATTTTTGATGAAGTGGATACTGGCGTTAGTGGGCGTGTGGCACAAGCCATTGCAGAAAAAATTGCGGCCATTTCAGTTGATTCTCAAGTATTATGCATTTCCCATTTGCCCCAAGTTGCCGCGATGGCTGATCAGCATTTGTTTATTGAAAAGAAAGTCGACAAGCAGCGGACAACTACCGCTGTAACCGAACTTGACGGTAGCGAACGAACAGAAGAAATGAGTCGAATGCTGTCAGGCGCCGAAATCACTGACTTGACTTTACAACATGCAAAAGAATTACTTTCTTTAGCAGCAGATCGTAAATTATTGATGAAGTAA
- the spo0A gene encoding sporulation transcription factor Spo0A — protein sequence MEKIKIAIADDNRELVGLMKDYLNLQPNMEVVNVAYNGKTCIEMLKSDEIDILLLDIIMPYLDGIAVLDAIKENDELQGIDVIMLSAFGQESIMSQAADYGASYFIMKPFETNRLVVQINHIMNKRSNTPDEAEVKPTREDIITNMVKDIGIPPHLKGYSYLKEAVSLVLEQPEFLNKITKELYPGIATKFDTTSSRVERSIRHAIEQAWTRHESVDHISEIFGYSVAHLESKPTNSEFIAMVADSLQVEKQEK from the coding sequence ATGGAAAAAATAAAAATCGCAATTGCAGATGATAATCGCGAATTGGTCGGACTGATGAAAGATTATTTAAATTTACAACCCAATATGGAAGTTGTAAATGTTGCCTATAACGGCAAAACCTGCATAGAAATGTTGAAAAGTGATGAAATCGATATTTTATTGCTAGACATCATCATGCCTTATCTGGACGGCATAGCCGTGCTTGATGCGATAAAGGAAAATGATGAGTTACAGGGAATTGACGTTATTATGCTCTCAGCATTTGGGCAAGAATCAATTATGAGTCAGGCTGCCGATTACGGAGCTTCTTACTTTATTATGAAACCATTTGAGACCAATCGTTTAGTAGTGCAGATCAATCACATTATGAATAAGCGTAGCAATACACCAGATGAGGCAGAGGTTAAACCGACTAGAGAAGACATAATTACGAATATGGTTAAAGACATCGGCATACCTCCTCATCTGAAAGGCTATAGTTATTTAAAAGAAGCAGTCTCATTGGTGTTAGAGCAACCTGAATTTCTAAACAAAATTACGAAAGAACTTTATCCTGGCATCGCAACTAAATTCGATACAACATCATCAAGAGTTGAACGATCTATTCGACATGCTATCGAACAAGCATGGACTCGTCATGAATCCGTGGATCATATTTCCGAAATCTTTGGCTACAGTGTAGCGCATTTAGAATCCAAGCCAACCAATTCGGAATTTATTGCCATGGTAGCGGATAGTTTGCAAGTAGAAAAGCAAGAAAAGTGA